The proteins below come from a single Candida albicans SC5314 chromosome 7, complete sequence genomic window:
- the UTP18 gene encoding Utp18p (Putative U3 snoRNA-associated protein; Hap43-induced; repressed in core stress response; physically interacts with TAP-tagged Nop1) — protein sequence MPTNIQGEEVIIPPKDEEEILLEKLVFGDAAGFENNLKKLDNLYDYSDEEEEIDEKGSEKESDIEDLQDEDLFFIDDGNNEEHSSGDDMEIDQSEDEEEGEDQDSDNAWEDSDDEKVNISLLTSDKLKKLRKTPQDSVISGKSYIIRLRSQFEKIYPRPQWIEDIENNSDDEKDLSDEDKVDDEEGQVGSTTALLNILSSTEKFINTKQLKLIAANKISITRLKDANYKRIGKSGIQTIDFHPNYPILLTGGFDKTIRIYQIDGKSNNFITSYFLKNCPIMEASFYPQLSGDDTKTSNLIYASGRRRYMNKINLSTGEIEKISRLYGHEQTQKSFEYFKISPQGKYIGLTGNNGWCNLLNAQTGHWVHGFKIEGTIVDFAFANDESFIMIVNSAGEVWEFALEGKITSKTPNKIIRRWYDDGGVGITKLQIGGKNNRWVAIGNNNGIVNIYDRSVFAPETTHPKPIKTVENLITSISSLVFNPDGQLLCIASRAKRDALRLVHLPSGSVYSNWPTSGTPLGKVTSIAFSPNNEMLAIGNQTGKVTLWRLNHY from the coding sequence ATGCCCACAAACATACAAGGAGAAGAAGTGATAATACCTCCTAAAGATGAAGAGGAAATATTGTTGGAGAAATTAGTATTTGGAGATGCCGCAGGGTTTGAAAAtaacttgaaaaaattagacAACTTATATGATTATTCAGACGAGGAGGAAGAGATAGATGAAAAAGGTCTGGAGAAAGAATCAgatattgaagatttaCAAGATGAAGACCtattttttattgatgatggGAATAATGAAGAGCATAGCAGTGGTGATGATATGGAAATAGATCAATCcgaagacgaagaagaaggcGAAGATCAAGATTCAGATAATGCATGGGAGGATAGCGATGATGAAAAGGTTAACATTTCCTTATTAACATcagataaattgaaaaagttgagAAAAACACCACAGGATTCAGTTATATCTGGCAAGTCATATATTATTAGATTGAGATcccaatttgaaaagataTACCCAAGACCACAATGGATAGAGGATATAGAAAACAACAGCGATGATGAGAAAGACTTGTCGGACGAAGACAAGGTTGACGATGAAGAAGGACAAGTAGGATCAACAACTGCATTATTAAACATCTTGTCAAGTACTGAAAAATTCATAAACACAAAGCAATTGAAACTAATTGCTGCAAATAAAATATCTATAACCAGATTGAAAGATGCAAACTATAAAAGAATCGGTAAATCGGGTATCCAGACCATTGACTTCCATCCAAACTATCCTATTTTGCTAACAGGTGGGTTTGATAAGACTATTAGAATTTACCAAATTGACGGGAAATCAAACAACTTTATCACTTCATactttttgaaaaactGTCCAATAATGGAAGCCAGCTTCTATCCACAATTGTCAGGCGATGACACCAAAACCAGCAACTTAATATATGCTAGTGGTCGAAGAAGATATATGAATAAAATCAACTTGTCAACTGGGGAAATAGAGAAAATCAGTCGATTATATGGGCATGAGCAGACACAAAAGTCGTTTGAGTACTTCAAAATAAGTCCTCAAGGTAAATACATTGGATTGACTGGTAACAACGGATGGTGTAACTTATTAAATGCTCAAACCGGGCATTGGGTTCATGGGTTCAAAATTGAAGGAACAATAGTCGACTTTGCATTTGCCAACGATGAATCATTTATTATGATTGTAAATTCTGCTGGTGAAGTATGGGAGTTTGCTCTCGAAGGGAAAATCACTTCCAAAACCCCAAACAAAATCATTCGCAGATGGTACGATGATGGTGGTGTCGGAATCACAAAGCTACAAATTGGTGGTAAAAACAATCGTTGGGTCGCCATTGGTAACAATAACGGGATAGTCAATATCTACGATCGATCAGTATTTGCTCCTGAAACAACACACCCAAAACCAATCAAAACAGTGGAAAACTTAATCACATCAATATCTTCGTTGGTTTTCAACCCCGACGGACAATTATTATGTATTGCATCAAGAGCTAAACGTGATGCTTTGAGGTTGGTGCACTTACCAAGTGGTTCAGTGTATAGTAACTGGCCAACCAGTGGCACACCTTTAGGTAAGGTTACCAGTATTGCATTCTCGCCAAATAACGAGATGTTGGCCATTGGGAACCAAACCGGTAAGGTCACTTTGTGGCGTTTGAACCATTATTAA
- a CDS encoding Ran GTPase-binding protein (Putative exportin, member of the Exportin-T family; flow model biofilm repressed), producing the protein MEQQIHQAVEIALSGTADPTLKNQAFEFINHIKSTEEGYKACVDILIKSSNESINDGLKFFVYQVIDENIDKLSQEQVFTLNQELFKCLSSYINNNLQDPTHLRNKFAQILAKQFCQVYINIYPNFIKDLLELINVSEATSTNPNNLLAIDYYTRVLIGIHSEIGDKYITRSQEIHNRNNLLKDAIRTQDMQQMVTSWIQILTNPSFAHSEEILNNTLKIVGQYVSWMEISLFISPEFINTVFSFLQNSKLRNTTCETLIDIISKKMAPQNKLELLSLLNLTEFIGTLNLIEKNKNDDDDEDEDVEFMEFVAKLLNQIGQELLIVLENQSGLLEQVNAQLFKLWPAILGCLNHNYDDVSQNVFPFLQQFLTLSKKNPQLYTVDLMSTLLNKLILKMRFDDDDDGVSDEDTQAQFLDFRAKLKSFQDTIALLEPQLYLEAIPVIINESIFETNVDDVNWRKVELGLYQLNGFSDSIRNNVFQISRNEINQSKPYLIFQEFLIKLINSDLIMKINHPMIQSNFFELIVKHYNFLVSRESNFELIIKILQIFTSPLGLFNENEKVRIRSWYLFFRFIKLTKPKLDNEALIESIVVKMQPLLVIKAELPTKDEDDDIVENGNFNNQQYLFETMGLLISLIPNELSQLKSKLIDLIFQPIFNDLEKCISIPESQREPIVILQAHHSLQAIGTLVRGYDYESGLKFLPDVVAKIDNAAQVVLITLENFSSHEMIRDATRFAFARFIPIFKSDNDNNNKNNLIISQHLSKLITIIWSSSNLKISEYSDFLSFLGQIVHNFRTDDNIYQLLNNFITPLFQKIFQVLQNPVTEDENLRPDIIRDKNSLKRATLNFISSIVMNHLSSLLITESNKQELPEIIGKVFEYSYDLSDTTTSKLAIVQLTNFVNVFGGSGGKLDDKEDKYSENLPPIEGIDEFLINKVINLSFELPFQKQEFNLNDAQYRLIAQEIAILLKSFELKKHDEFIVVLSNYLLNMGLSQDLCNDFCLNLHNLDLKDFKKYFISFINKMKSGK; encoded by the coding sequence ATGGAACAACAAATACATCAAGCGGTTGAAATAGCGTTAAGCGGGACAGCCGATCCAACATTGAAAAACCAAGCATTTGAGTTCATCAACCACATTAAATCAACAGAGGAAGGATATAAAGCATGTGTAGATATTTTGATCAAATCAAGCAATGAAAGCATTAACGACGGGTTaaagttttttgtttaccAAGTGATCGACGAGAATATTGACAAATTGAGTCAAGAACAGGTGTTTACATTAAATCAGGAACTTTTTAAATGCTTGTCAAGttatatcaacaataatttaCAGGACCCTACTCATTTGAGAAACAAGTTTGCTCAAATTCTTGCGAAACAGTTTTGTCAAGTGTATATAAACATTTATCCCAACTTTATTAAAGATTTGCTTGAATTAATCAATGTATCGGAAGCCACTTCCACTAATCCCAACAACCTATTGGCTATTGATTACTATACGAGAGTTTTAATTGGCATTCATTCGGAAATTGGTGACAAGTACATCACAAGATCCCAAGAAATACATAATAGAAATAATCTTTTGAAAGATGCCATTCGTACTCAGGATATGCAACAAATGGTGACCAGTTGGATTCAAATCTTAACTAACCCATCGTTTGCGCACTCTGAGGAAATCTTGAACAACACTCTCAAGATAGTGGGGCAATACGTAAGCTGGATGGAGATTTCCTTGTTTATTTCACCAGAATTTATCAACACAGTTTTCAGCTTTTTAcagaattcaaaattgaGAAATACAACTTGTGAAACTTTGATAGATataatttccaaaaaaatgGCTCCACAGAATAAGCTAGAATTACTTTCATTATTGAACTTGACTGAGTTTATTGGGACATTAAATTTAATcgaaaaaaacaaaaatgatgacgacgacgaagatgaagatgttgAGTTTATGGAATTTGTTGccaaattattgaatcaaattggTCAAGAATTGTTAATAGTTTTAGAGAATCAATCGGGTTTATTGGAACAAGTCAACGCTCAATTGTTCAAGTTGTGGCCAGCAATTTTGGGGTGCTTGAACCACAATTATGATGATGTTTCTCAAAATGTGTTCCCCTttttacaacaatttttaacGTTGAGTAAAAAAAACCCTCAATTGTATACTGTGGATTTAATGTCTACTctattaaataaattgattttgaaaatgaggTTtgatgacgacgatgacGGAGTTCTGGATGAAGACACTCAGGCCCAATTTTTGGATTTCAGAGCAAAGTTGAAGAGCTTTCAAGATACTATTGCCCTCTTAGAACCACAATTATACCTTGAAGCAATTCCAGTAATAATCAACGAGTCTATCTTTGAGACTAATGTCGATGACGTCAACTGGAGAAAAGTAGAATTGGGATTGTATCAATTGAATGGGTTTTCTGATAGTATTAGAAATAATGTCTTCCAAATTTCGAGAAATGAAATCAACCAAAGTAAACCATACTTGATTTTCCAAGAGTTTCTCATCAAGTTGATCAATTCAGATTTAATCATGAAAATAAACCACCCTATGATCCAATCAAACTTTTTCGAATTGATCGTCAAGCATTATAATTTCTTGGTTAGTCGagaatcaaattttgaattgatcaTCAAGATTCTACAAATTTTCACCAGTCCTTTGGGATTGTTCAACGAAAACGAAAAAGTACGCATTAGAAGCTGGTACTTGTTTTTCCGATTCATCAAATTAACCAAACCTAAATTGGATAACGAAGCATTGATCGAATCTATTGTTGTGAAGATGCAACCACTTTTGGTGATTAAGGCAGAGTTACCAACAAAAGATGAGGACGACGATATCGTTGAAAACGGaaatttcaacaatcaacaatatttatttgaaactaTGGgattattgatttctttgattcCTAATGAGTTATCGCAATTGAAACTGAAGTTGATCGATTTGATTTTCCAGCCAATTTTCAATGACCTAGAAAAATGTATTTCCATCCCTGAATCTCAACGAGAACCAATTGTTATTTTACAGGCACATCACTCTTTGCAAGCAATTGGTACTCTAGTACGAGGTTATGATTATGAGTCTGGCTTAAAGTTTTTGCCAGATGTGGTTGCCAAAATTGACAATGCCGCTCAAGTTGTTTTAATTACCCTAGAAAACTTTTCCAGTCACGAAATGATTAGAGATGCAACCAGATTTGCCTTTGCCAGATTCATTCCGATTTTCAAAAGTGACaatgataataacaacaaaaacaacttAATCATTAGCCAGCATTTGTCGAAATTGATTACTATTATTTGGTCATCctcaaatttgaaaattagTGAGTATAGTGATTTCTTAAGTTTCCTTGGGCAAATTGTCCATAACTTTAGAACAGATGACAACATATACCAGTTATTAAATAACTTTATAACAccattatttcaaaaaatatttcagGTTTTACAAAATCCAGTTACCGAAGACGAAAACTTGCGACCAGATATTATCAGAGATAAAAATTCCCTTAAACGTGCAACTTTGAATTTCATTAGTTCAATTGTTATGAATCATCTTTCAAGTTTGTTGATCACTGAATCCAATAAACAAGAGTTGCCTGAAATTATTGGCAAAGTATTTGAATATTCTTATGATTTGAGTGATACGACCACGTCAAAATTAGCCATTGTCCAGTTGACTAATTTTGTCAATGTTTTTGGTGGAAGTGGGGGTAAATTGGATGACAAAGAGGATAAGTACAGTGAAAATTTACCACCAATCGAAGGTATAGATGAATTCTTGATCAACAAAGTCATTAACCTCTCGTTTGAATTAccatttcaaaaacaagaatttaatttaaatgatgCACAGTATCGATTAATTGCTCAAGAAATTGCCATATTGTTAAAGagttttgaattgaaaaaacacGACGAATTTATAGTTGTTTTGAGTAATTATTTGTTAAATATGGGATTATCTCAAGATTTGTGTAATGACTTTTGTTTGAACTTGCACAATTTGGATTTAAAAGATTTTAAAAAGTATTTTATCagttttatcaacaaaatgaaaagtGGGAAATAG